GCTGCATCAGCAGCACGGCCTCCGCGAGCGGGTTGGCGAGGTAGACCTCCACCAGGTGGATGTGGGCCACCCGGGTGTACGGGTACATCATCGGGACGCCGAAGCGGACGTAGTTGACCAGGATGCCGACCAGCTGGCCGAAGTCGCGGAAGAACACGTTGGCGACGCTGAAGACCAGCGCGAGACCCGTGCCGGCGGCGGCCATGATGCCTGCGCCGAGGAAAAAGGCGATGACGCCGGTCATGTCGGGGTGCCAGCCGCAGAAGAGGCAGATCACCGTGAGGATGATCAGCTCCGGCACCATGCCGACCGCGGAGACGAGCATCGACGACACCGGGAAGAGCTCCAGCGGGAGCGCCATCTTCCGCACGAACGCCTTGTTGCGCACGATCGACCGGGTGCCGGCGTTGAAGGTCTCCGTGAAGAAGTGCACCGTGACCAGGCCGACGAACACGTGGATCGCGAAGTTCTCGGTGCGACCCGACATGCCCATGATCTTGCCCATGACGCCCCAGTAGATGAAGAGCTGGGACAGCGGGTTCACGTAGGACCAGGCCATGCCGAGCGCAGAGCCGGAGTAGCGCGCCTGGAGCTCGCGGCGGACGAGCAGCTTCAGCAGGTAGCGGTGCTTGCGCACCTCGATCAGCCCGCTGCCTCCCGC
The sequence above is a segment of the Nocardioides jiangxiensis genome. Coding sequences within it:
- a CDS encoding ABC transporter permease; translated protein: MSTTDYASLPLVDPAGGSGLIEVRKHRYLLKLLVRRELQARYSGSALGMAWSYVNPLSQLFIYWGVMGKIMGMSGRTENFAIHVFVGLVTVHFFTETFNAGTRSIVRNKAFVRKMALPLELFPVSSMLVSAVGMVPELIILTVICLFCGWHPDMTGVIAFFLGAGIMAAAGTGLALVFSVANVFFRDFGQLVGILVNYVRFGVPMMYPYTRVAHIHLVEVYLANPLAEAVLLMQRAFWAGTTRGDIHKIEQQHFPSHLLERGAVALAVSIAILLIGQLVFSKFENKVPERV